Within Xiphias gladius isolate SHS-SW01 ecotype Sanya breed wild chromosome 14, ASM1685928v1, whole genome shotgun sequence, the genomic segment tgctaacatgctcacaatgagaatgctaatatgctgataTTCATggggtataatgtttaccatattcaccatgttagtttagcatgttagcatgctcacaTTTGGTAATGAGcacttaacacaaagtacaactgatgctgatgggaatgtcagtttTAGggttatttggtcataaaaaagGGTTGTGAGTAacctgaaattttgacctgatgatggctcTACATCAAAGTTATAACAGTTCTTCCTGTGGGTAACATGATTGTCTGCACCAAACCTCATGGCCAgtgtactatttttttttaacattctctcttttccctATAATTACTACCATATTACATAGCTCTCTCCAGCGAGCTCGCTAAGAAATTAGGAATCTAAAGGATTAATTGATCCATAGGTAATCACCTATGCTGTGAACAACGTTAAGTGAAGAGAGGattttgtaaagttttttaTGATAGTTGACATAAAGGATATAGTGTATATCCATTCTCTGACAGCTTCTGATGATGTTCTGCCACAAACCCGGATATTCAAAGTGGCAAATTGGAGGATGCTTTGAATATCTGTGCTTCTGTGCAACAATAACATGGccaagataaaacaaaaaactggggCAGGAAGCCACTCTTATTTTTGATGGGGTTGCTGACAGCATTACATGTTAATTAACAGAGAGCAAGTTCAATAAACTTAAAATACTTAGTTAAATCAACAGCACGCAGTGAATTTGTccaattctgtgtgtgtggcggtAGGGACTGAATTCAATACCAACCTTCATCATGGTTAACATTGCTttaattattatgaaaaaacCCCCAACATGACCTAGCATCGCACGCattaaagacacacaacaaGCTTCCATCGTGTCTGTTTTCTACAAACTACAGAGAGTCTCTGAAGAGTTTTATCTCTcaaacaatgcatgctgggaagtctgttaatatgctagttttgtttctttaaaagcTTAATTAAACAAGTTGAGAGAACTTcagcagttcattcattcaactcatcatttcaagtcaaaagacCTCAAGTTAGAACAAGTCATTTTTCTTAGCTCcggtctgaaaatgaaaactagaCACGCTAACTTGAATTGACCTGAATTTAAGTAAacttacatatttacattaagttaatgagaaaagatcagttgattccactaaattcctgtgtgatgttttacagtgcaACTACTCAGTCTGGTGTGTAGACCACTCCCACACTGAAGTGGGACGGGACAAGAAGAGTCAAGGCAACTGGCTCATTTACAAGCAACTTAGAGTCTACACACTGATGGGAGAGGAAggatcagaaaaaaacactcacacctTCAATGGTattctcacacagacacacactcctcctccacACAGAGAGCTTGACTGTTAAACGAAGGACTGATGCCTGTCTTTGACCTGATGCTTGCTTCCTGTCATCTGAAGGAAGAGTAAACTTCAAGAAAAGGAGAGGATCTGtctaggaggaaaaaaaaagactcagtcAGGAGAGGAGACTGTTGCTGCCTCCGTATTGGATCCTcacaaagatattttattttgccgGTGAGTGTTTGAGTGATCAGCTGAGTAACGGTGTACCCTTCCCTCTTTCGCaacccctctgtgtgtgtttgaaatctATTTATAAGAATGATGACTTTGGAAATATGAAGGTTTGGTGGTTCATTTTCACGGTGCTTCTTTTAGATGCAGCTTAGGCACTTGCCCTTATATTTTTGCTCCATCGAAGGCTTTTGGTGTTTTACAATATAGAACAGCACTCGGACAAGAATGACAGCAGCACAACCTGTTTACAGTACACGATAGTGGCAACTCCTTAAGAAAACAGAATGAACAGAACAGAATTACCCTTAAACAACTACAAGTAACCACTGTTCACTGCAGCCATTACTAGACCacagaaatacaataaaataacagttaTCTAaggaaaactgtcaaaaaaaagtatgtgtgggaaaaatgggaaaatagggaaaaatcGGACAATTGTGATTTTCTTACTCAGCAAACAAGATTATTGGGTTTTATATGGTATTGTACACCAGTTACCAGAGGGAAGGCTAAGTCACAAAATTataaccagtaactggtttaaTGTTTTGACTTAGCCTTCCCTGTTTCAAGatcattacaaaacattttcatgtaaatCATATGTACCAGCCTTTTATGAGATGGAAAATATAGTAATGATTTCATACTAAACTACAATCTGTTTTGTACAtgattatacagtacatatataagtagtaaaaaaaagcatgttatGTGGCTGAACAGCTGCCCATACCTCGTCCTTAAAATGACAGCTCACCCATATtacaaaaatttatttttgtcattctcATCGCTATATTGGTATCTATCCATGCATATAGTGTTGGTGTGACTTGAGAGTTCAGCCTCCACttacaatggaggtgaattgAACTTTTGGTGCTCAaacaaattgacaaaaaaaatggaaaaatgtaaaaaacaaacaaacaaacaaaaaaaaaaaaaatgtatagtacACTTTTCCAGCCTGGACAAGTTTTCCATATAACTAAGAATAGGGTGCAACAGTAGGTTTTTCTGTATAAGAACAGGGGGCTGATGTTAACCAGAGGTGAGGCACAGTTTCTCATTAtcaggcagagagaaaagaaagccATTTATGAGCCAGTGACCCCATTAGGCATAGGCCATCCAATGCTGTTTAAAAAGCTCTCGGGGTGCGGTGGGAGTCCCAGGCCCCGGGCCCATCATGATCCCCCCTTGGTTTTAGCCCAGGCCTGGGCGGAAGCAGGCTATTCTTGTACCACATTGTGCTGCAGAGCTATTCTGACACTGTCCATTGTGTTCAAATGCTTTCCATGACTCTCAGCGATTTCAGTGGGTCTGCGCCTTAAACCCCTCCATTATGGATGAGCTTGTATTGCAACATTTGCTGTGTAGGCTTTTGCATTCAGTGACagccccccaacccccaccccaccccaccaccaacACCCACCCACCTACTAACTTTTGACTTTTCAGCGAACGTTACTACTCAAATGCGAAGGTCAGATCCAACCACAAGAAAATATTCTGGATGTGAGCGCATGCTTTCTCTTTCCAAGAAATACAAGTGCATTCGTAATTTACTGTGTGAAGCTTAAGTTGACAGCAAATAATCAATTTatgaccattaaaaaaatgctgcacaTGAGACAACACattacaaaagaaataaatgcctGTAAAATCATAACCCAACGTGACAGTACAGAAAAACTCCAACAACATTTGTTACACTTTGTTCCCAAATAAGGAAGGTATTTGCCAACCAGACATTATGAAAACATGATATTTTTGCATTTCCACTTCCTGatgttgaaagaaaatgaagcagtACTATGATTTGTTGGTGTCATGGGTTATATATTAGGTTAAGTTTTCCTGGGATCTATATTCGTCAAACTCTGTCACCATGGTCAATGTGTTCTCTCTTCAAAGATCTTTCAGACGACAGCTTCATGGGTGAAAGATGAATCTCCATCTACTGGGTGACTGTGAGCGCGTGAGTGATTCTGCTGCAATGGAGGATGTTTCCAAGCAGACCCAGTGACTCCCACTGCCGCCTGTGCCTCCTGCTGAATGCGGAAAGCCTAGGATGGAAGACCCAGCACGTGCTGCTCTGAGGCACTGGAACAACACTCTCAACCTCCACAACCTCGGTCATCTTGTCTCCTCCGCACACAGTGACACAGCCCGGTGCTTCACCACCATCACCCACCAGACAGGGACAACCGCCACGGGGTGACCAGATTCCAGGATGTTTTTGAAATTCCGCCGAATACGAAGATGCCAGTGTGTGCAGCTGATGACCACCTGCCTGGTGCTGTCAGTGGTGATGGTTTGCTGGGAGCAGCTGGACAACGGCGTCGTCAGCCACGTCAAGTCTTACTCCTACCGCTACCTAGTCAATCGCTTCATCTACATCAACAAGAGCCTCACTATCCAACGCGAGCAGGCAAGAAGCTTTAGCAACTTCCGCTACCTGCTGGACCACCCGGATAAGTGTGCCGGAAAGGacgttctcctcctcctctttgtcaaAACGTCCCCAGAGAACATTGAGAGGCGAAACGCCATCAGATCTACCTGGGGTAATGAGACCTACATCCAAAACACCCTGGGAGTGACAGTCAAGGTGGTATTTGCCTTAGGAGCACCTCGGACCAAAAAGGAGGAGCCTTCATGGAGTAGGAGGAGCGGGGTCGGCTTCCAGGAGCAGCTCATCCACGAGGACCTTCTCCATGGGGATTTGATCCAACAAGACTTCTTAGACTCCTTTCACAACCTGACCCTGAAGCTGATCCTGCAATTCCATTGGATGCACAGCCGCTGCGCACACGCCCGCTTCCTCATGACTGCTGACGACGACATCTTCGTCCACATGCCCAACCTGGTGAGCTACCTGCAGGACATGAGCAGCAGAGGCGTCACACACTTCTGGATTGGTCGAGTGCACAGAGGGGCGCCGCCCATCCGCAGCAAAGACAGCAAGTACTATGTGCCCTTTGAGATGTACCAGTGGCTGTCGTACCCTGACTACACAGCTGGGGCCGGGTATGTTGTCTCCAGCGACGTAGCAGACAAAGTCTATCAAGCCACGCTGACCCTGAATGCCTCACTATACATAGATGATGTGTTTATGGGCATCTGCGCCAACGCCATCGGTGTGACCCCACATGAGCACGTCTATTTCTCAGGGGAGGGCAAAGCACCTTACCACCTGTGTATCTATGACCAGATGATGACCTCACACGGACATGTTGAGGATATCTATGACCTGTGGAAGGCAGCGACACACCCGGAGGTGAAACAGTGGACCTCTGGACTCATAGGCAGGCTGTACTGCACAGCTGTGAAAATAGCTCTCCTTTGTAAACCCTACTATTTCAACACATACCCCTGCAAAGCAGCCTTTTTGTAGTAGTACTATtaaggtgtgagtgtgtgtcagcgtgtgacagagatggaaagagtGTGTCATCCTGTGGATCATAATGAAATGAGGATCATTGCTGCAAATATTACCTCAGTCCTCTCAGTCGGACACCCATGTCTGTTAAAAGACTGGAGCATGTGGTCTGTGTTGCAAGAAGCAAAGAGATCACATGATTTATCTCTGTTACTGTTAGTGTGAGATCACCAACACATCAACGAACTGTAGTCTCGTTGGTGTAATACTGCGATAACACTGGCTTTGGACTGACTGCAGAATGTGTTGAAAAAATAGTTCCTAAAAAGATGATGTTCACATGCTATCCCAACCCAAATCTCTAATCAAACATATCTTAACACAAAGCCTCCTCATTTACCTATTTCATTACAGTAAGAGTGAAATAAATACGcatttgaaagcattttcaaaCCACTTATGGCCCTATAAGGAGGTCTGTGTTTCTAAAATGATGACTCGAAGGAGAGGCACCACATTTTTGTGGTCATGATGTGTGagtcagtgtaaaaaaacacaggccAGTGATGTGTCAGATCTAAAAATGTCCCCATGTCATGAAGTGCAAGATTCCTCACAATGAAGTAGAATAGTCATGTAGAAAGACTTAACAAACATTTCCTGTACAGTAATGATGAGCAGCAAAGTGTAGGCTCTAAATTGACAATTTTGTTATAAgaggtttcttccttttttttttgtaatttcatttgtgaaaaatgttttttaatgaaataaaatctacaCGCTGTCGTTAGTTTTCAAATAGTGTCTAagtactttattattattactagaagtagtagtaatagtaatcAATCATGTCAGTTTGTTGGCCAGGGAACATGAGCTCAGGAAACATCTATAGTATGAAGAAACACTGCAAGAGTCGAAGGTTTCACTGGTTTGTCTGCATAACTGTTTCATTACAACTTCAAGGGGAACAGTATATCTCAAAACAGTGTCATTACTTCAGAAAATTGTGCCGTGTAAACCAGATACATGAAGCACTTTGTTTTACAGACAACAACATGTTGTAAAACAGCAAGTTCTCCCACAGTTAAAGTGTTCATTTACACTTGAGAATGACACATTTCCAGTCTGTTTCTAAGAGTACATGTCATGGACATGTCATGGATTAAGCGTGACAACCCTTGTCCTAGTGGCACTTTGGCTCAGTAGAGAAGAAACGATTAATTTTCCAACCTGCCCtctctgtgaagagtttgcatggGTTTTTTCATAAAGGGTCATAATCCACAGATAGTTTTGAAGAGACCTGAGAGTTCTGTAAAATTttctgttaaaggaatagtttaaatTATGGGGAATATGCGTaatcactttcttgctgaggatcaataccactctcatgtatgtctgataaatataaaactacagCCAGGacacagttagcttagcttagcctcAAGCAATGGAAacacggggaaacagctagcctggctgtgtgtgcaaagtttgaaaaaaatctctttacCAACACTTCTAAACCTCACTaatgttatatctcatttgttcaatctgtgcaaaaaataaattgtagtTTTACAGGAGTTACGTACTGGACTATTTCTTCTGCTGGGTGCAGTCACTTCTTGAAGTTTCTGCTAGTTGCCTTCTAAAAACACAGTGAACCGCACATAACCCCTTGCAAAactacaagaaaacaaaatttgaaagcaaataagcatatttccccaaatgtgaaactattcctttaatttgtgtatttttctgaaaaaggtTCAAGTGGTAAATAAAAGAGCACGTTTCAGAGCAGCGGCAAGTGCCATGCAGGaggtgaaaacttgaaaaaaaaaaaaaactagtaaaTGCGCTCAGGAGAACACAGACCTCCACAAAGGCCAATGTCACACAACATCCACCacacttcagaggaaaaaaatcaaattcatagtaaatgatctggatcggccccaaaattttattttgaataccAAACCTATATGTAAAAACCTATCTTAACCATTGTGTGCTCACTGAGAGATGTAAAAGACCACTGACTTCCAGGCCACAGTCATAaattatgtccttttttttacacttttaccaCACTGAGTTTACATGGGAAGCATTAAACCATACCGCAGACTGCTCTGTATATTTGCCTGTAGCACATGCACTCAGAACAATGCTCTAAAACCATATGGTTGCTGAGCTGCAGAGTGGGTTTAGGTGCTACACGAGGCTCATTAGAGTGGAAGTGCAAACATCTTGCCTGAAATTATTATACAATTTACTACCCAAACACTTTTTTGTAAGTGAAGGAATGGACTTGCGGCTGAGCGTTCATACAGTTCACTATGATTTTGTGTTAGGTGCTTTCCATCTGACATGTGATATGTGGAGCCAAAAATATCCCCGACTTCTGGCACTgctaaaaataataactaaggCTTGCCCTCTGTCGGTGTTCAACAGACATGAGATCGAT encodes:
- the b3gnt5b gene encoding lactosylceramide 1,3-N-acetyl-beta-D-glucosaminyltransferase B translates to MFLKFRRIRRCQCVQLMTTCLVLSVVMVCWEQLDNGVVSHVKSYSYRYLVNRFIYINKSLTIQREQARSFSNFRYLLDHPDKCAGKDVLLLLFVKTSPENIERRNAIRSTWGNETYIQNTLGVTVKVVFALGAPRTKKEEPSWSRRSGVGFQEQLIHEDLLHGDLIQQDFLDSFHNLTLKLILQFHWMHSRCAHARFLMTADDDIFVHMPNLVSYLQDMSSRGVTHFWIGRVHRGAPPIRSKDSKYYVPFEMYQWLSYPDYTAGAGYVVSSDVADKVYQATLTLNASLYIDDVFMGICANAIGVTPHEHVYFSGEGKAPYHLCIYDQMMTSHGHVEDIYDLWKAATHPEVKQWTSGLIGRLYCTAVKIALLCKPYYFNTYPCKAAFL